The nucleotide window AAACCTTCTTACTTAATTTTGATCCAAACTCCGATCTAAAAGATTTAGCTAGCGATCAGACCGTACAGTCCGTGGTTTGTAGCCCTGGTTATCTTGACTTTGGCCTTATCACCGACTTGGACCATATCGTCCACAAAGACTGGCTTGTAGGCAAAGTTTCTGCCACGTACCATGTCGTCTGTCTGCTCATCAAATAATACCTCGCCAGACCAGCCAACCCATTGCTGGTTGTTTTGCAGGGTGATCTGGTTTATGAGATTGAATAGTTCTTTGCTGCGGTCCTTGATTTTGGCAACATCTAACTGTACCATCTCGGCTGCTTTTGTTCCAGGCCTCTGACTATATCTGGACAGATTAACCACATCTGGTTTTGTGTCCTTGATTAGTTGTACTGTATCTGCAAAGTCCTGCTCTGTCTCGCCTGGGAATCCGACTATAATATCCGTGGATATGGTGAATCTGCCAAATCTGTCCTTGAATCTTTTCACAACATCTCGGAATGTCTCTGCTGTATGGCCACGCTTCATCTCATGTAGGATGTCATTGCTGCCTGATTGTACTGGTACGTGCAAAAACTTGAAGACTTTATCATTCTCAAATGATTCCACCAAGTCGTTTTTTATTTTTGGCATGTACATTGGGTTCATCATGCCGACTCTAATCATGAACTCTTTAGGAATCTCTGAAACCTTGTTTACTAGTTCTGGTAAGGTAGTGCCAATGTCTAATCCATAGCATCCATTATCGGTTGATGTGAGCCATATTTCCTTGCACCCATCATTTACCTCGTGCTCCACCTGGCGCACAATGTCGCCCAGTCGATATGATTGCAGATCCCCTCGCGCAAGCTTTGTCTGGCAAAACGTACAATCACTCATGCAGCCAGACGCAATCTCTACAATTCCTACTATGGGATTTAGTCGAACCTTTGGCAGGCCTGTCTTGGTGATATCTGAGTCTTCCAGTTCTATTTTTTTTCTACCAGATAATGTGTGATCGATTATCTGCAGGGTCTTACCAATAGAGTTTGGACCCATCAGGCTTGCGTTTGGAGAAAATTTTTGAACGGATTTTGGCTCTGCCTTTGCTAAGCATCCAGCAACTACTAGTGGTTTGCTCTTTAGGCGTTTTATTCTGTTTACCATCTTGTTTGCGGTTGCGTCCTTGACAGAACAGGTAACTATCAAATTCAGATCAGAGTCTTTGGAGCTGCTTGCCAAGGTGTGGCCACCATTTACGATTAATCCAGAAATCATTTCGGCGTCCGCAAAGCTTGCAGAGCAACCATATGACTCGACCCAGATTTTTGCCATATTACTTGAATAGTGCGCTAATCTCTTTGTCTGATAATAATTTCTTTGATGTAACCAGCTCGCGAATTGTTTTGCCCGTCTTTAGTGATTCCTTGAACAGATCGGCTGACTTTTGATAGCCAATCTTTGGTGCAAGCAGCGTTACTATGACTGGGCTTTTTTCGATGTTTTGCTGTAGTCTCGCTTCATTTGCAGAC belongs to Candidatus Nitrosotenuis cloacae and includes:
- a CDS encoding tRNA (N(6)-L-threonylcarbamoyladenosine(37)-C(2))-methylthiotransferase, coding for MAKIWVESYGCSASFADAEMISGLIVNGGHTLASSSKDSDLNLIVTCSVKDATANKMVNRIKRLKSKPLVVAGCLAKAEPKSVQKFSPNASLMGPNSIGKTLQIIDHTLSGRKKIELEDSDITKTGLPKVRLNPIVGIVEIASGCMSDCTFCQTKLARGDLQSYRLGDIVRQVEHEVNDGCKEIWLTSTDNGCYGLDIGTTLPELVNKVSEIPKEFMIRVGMMNPMYMPKIKNDLVESFENDKVFKFLHVPVQSGSNDILHEMKRGHTAETFRDVVKRFKDRFGRFTISTDIIVGFPGETEQDFADTVQLIKDTKPDVVNLSRYSQRPGTKAAEMVQLDVAKIKDRSKELFNLINQITLQNNQQWVGWSGEVLFDEQTDDMVRGRNFAYKPVFVDDMVQVGDKAKVKITRATNHGLYGLIAS